A stretch of Henckelia pumila isolate YLH828 chromosome 4, ASM3356847v2, whole genome shotgun sequence DNA encodes these proteins:
- the LOC140860595 gene encoding uncharacterized protein, translating to MYYLRCLLNVNRGATCYDDITNVNGVQYHSFRDACYALGLLNDDKEYIDGIIEASHWASTQSLRILLATLLSSNCISRPEILWESCWKYLSDDVLYRQRNLLQHQELQLSDDEIKNYALVEIEKLLRSYGKSLREFQSMPFPGDQYFQTTSRNRLILDELRFDRRSLSEEHDNHLNKLNSEQRHVYDTVMNAVHSNKGGVFFVYGYGGTGKTFVWKTLSAFLRSKGEIVLNVASSGIASLLLPGGRTAHSRFAIPFNPNEESTCNIKQGSPLADLIEKSKLIIWDEAPMMHKFCFEALDKSMRDIMRFVNPSSLHLPFGGKTVVFGGDFRQILPVIPKGSRQDIVNATINSSYIWRHCTVLRLTKNMRLQNLGSDEECDKTKQFSDWIANIGDGKIGESNDGYATIDIPDELVLKDYNDPIASIVESTYPSSDISISDTAYFQQRAILAPTLDVVQSINEYMISLNHSEGRLYLSSDMACQSDKSVGLLHDVHTPEYLNGIRCSGVPNHELNLKVGTPVMLLRNIDHSLGLCNGTRLIVTRLGNHVLEGNILTGSNAGHKVLIPRMSLTPSDPRLPFKFQRRQYPLIVSYAMTINKSQDQSLSHVGLFLRNSVFSHGQLYVAVSRVTNPKGLKILICDGKTNQKNSTTNVVFKEVFQNL from the exons ATGTATTATTTAAGATGTCTCCTAAATGTAAACCGTGGTGCCACTTGCTATGATGATATAACTAATGTTAATGGTGTTCAATACCATTCATTTCGTGATGCTTGCTATGCATTGGGATTGTTGAATGATGACAAAGAGTATATCGACGGCATTATTGAGGCAAGTCATTGGGCTTCAACACAATCTTTGAGAATTTTACTTGCTACTCTATTGTCATCGAACTGCATCAGTCGACCTGAAATACTTTGGGAATCATGTTGGAAGTATTTGTCAGATGATGTTTTATACAGACAACGTAACCTGTTGCAACACCAAG AATTGCAATTGAGTGAtgatgaaattaaaaattatgcaTTGGTTGAAATTGAAAAATTATTACGAAGCTATGGAAAAAGTTTGCGTGAATTTCAATCAATGCCATTTCCCGGTGATCAATATTTTCAGACTACTTCACGGAACAGATTAATACTTGATGAGTTGAGATTTGATAGAAGATCTTTGTCTGAAGAACATGATAATCACCTTAATAAGTTGAACTCTGAGCAACGTCATGTGTATGATACGGTGATGAATGCAGTTCATTCAAATAAGGGAGGTGTTTTTTTTGTATATGGATATGGAGGTACTGGAAAAACATTTGTCTGGAAGACTCTATCTGCATTCTTGAGATCGAAGGGAGAGATTGTGTTGAATGTGGCATCAAGTGGTATTGCATCTCTTCTACTGCCTGGTGGAAGAACAGCTCATTCACGCTTTGCGATTCCATTTAATCCTAATGAAGAatcaacatgcaatatcaaacaagGGAGTCCTCTTGCGGATCTTATTGAAAAATCTAAGCTTATAATTTGGGATGAAGCTCCAAtgatgcataagttctgttttgAAGCTTTAGATAAAAGCATGAGAGATATAATGAGATTTGTCAATCCTTCAAGCCTTCATTTGCCATTTGGGGGCAAAACCGTTGTTTTTGGTGGTGATTTTCGTCAAATATTGCCTGTTATTCCAAAAGGCAGTAGGCAAGATATTGTTAATGCAACCATCAATTCTTCTTATATCTGGAGACATTGTACAGTTTTAAGATTGACGAAAAACATGCGACTACAAAATTTAGGTTCTGATGAAGAATGTGATAAGACAAAGCAATTTTCTGATTGGATTGCTAATATAGGAGATGGAAAAATTGGAGAATCAAATGATGGTTATGCGACAATAGATATTCCAGATGAACTTGTGCTGAAAGATTATAACGATCCTATTGCATCGATAGTCGAGAGTACGTATCCTTCGTCAGACATTTCTATCAGTGATACTGCATATTTTCAACAAAGAGCTATTTTGGCACCGACTCTTGATGTCGTTCAATCCATaaatgaatacatgatatctCTGAATCATTCTGAGGGAAGATTGTATTTAAGTTCTGATATGGCATGTCAATCGGATAAAAGCGTTGGTTTATTGCATGATGTTCATACCCCTGAATACTTAAATGGAATAAGATGCTCTGGAGTACCAAATCACGAGTTGAATTTGAAAGTTGGAACTCCAGTTATGTTGCTGCGGAACATAGATCATTCTCTTGGTTTATGCAACGGCACTAGATTGATTGTGACTAGGCTCGGAAACCATGTTTTGGAAGGAAATATTCTGACTGGAAGTAATGCGGGTCACAAAGTACTTATTCCAAGAATGTCTTTGACTCCTTCTGATCCAAGACTTCCTTTCAAATTTCAAAGAAGACAGTATCCTTTGATTGTATCATATGCAATGACAATCAACAAAAGTCAGGATCAATCATTATCTCATGTAGGACTTTTTTTGAGGAATTCCGTGTTTAGTCATGGTCAGTTGTATGTCGCTGTATCTAGAGTTACCAATCCTAAGGGTCTCAAAATATTGATATGTGATGGCAAGACCAATCAGAAAAATTCAACAACAAACGTTGTATTTAAGgaagtttttcaaaatttataa
- the LOC140866921 gene encoding protein phosphatase 2C 51-like: MADSSEEMVLCSKETRQARRKRSEIHKLKSMSLNLELESYPKNMKTTTPEEEEPENIKTRGLVYGLVSMMGRRRVMEDAVTVAPEGSLAGEYSFFAVYDGHGGAVVAEVCSERLHKCLENHIENGKKLPEEDDFDWKTVMEECFSRIDEELIDQIISKGQEEKAGGPPASERMMGSTAVVVLVGRRDLVVANCGDSRAVLCRGGAPLPLSRDHKPDRPDEKERVEAAGGSVINRKGWRVQGLLPTSRSIGDHHLKPYISSQPEVTVTRRTGSDDFLIIATDGLWDMVSNDVACQVVEQCLRGGPDQSPPEGHRASHAAATLVELAIAKGSRDNITVIVVLLRE; this comes from the exons ATGGCTGATTCGAGCGAGGAGATGGTTCTCTGCTCAAAAGAAACGCGACAGGCTCGTCGGAAAAGGTCAGAAATTCATAAATTGAAATCGATGAGTCTGAATCTGGAGCTCGAATCCTATCCCAAGAACATGAAGACCACTACCCCGGAAGAGGAGGAGCCGGAGAATATTAAAACCCGTGGGTTGGTATACGGACTCGTTTCGATGATGGGGCGGAGGAGAGTGATGGAGGATGCAGTCACGGTGGCCCCGGAGGGTAGTCTGGCCGGTGAATACTCGTTTTTCGCGGTGTACGACGGTCACGGCGGGGCTGTGGTGGCGGAAGTGTGCAGCGAGAGGCTTCACAAGTGTCTGGAGAATCACATAGAGAACGGGAAGAAGCTGCCGGAGGAGGATGATTTTGACTGGAAGACGGTCATGGAGGAATGTTTTAGTAGAATCGACGAGGAATTAATCGACCAGATCATCAGTAAGGGGCAAGAGGAGAAAGCAGGCGGGCCGCCGGCGTCGGAGAGGATGATGGGGTCTACGGCGGTGGTGGTGCTGGTCGGGAGGCGAGATCTGGTGGTGGCCAACTGCGGTGATTCCAGGGCGGTGCTCTGTCGAGGTGGTGCTCCGCTGCCTTTGTCAAGGGATCACAAG cCCGATCGACCAGACGAGAAGGAGAGGGTTGAGGCTGCGGGAGGAAGTGTCATAAATCGGAAAGGTTGGCGTGTACAAGGGCTGCTTCCCACTTCAAGATCCATAG GTGATCACCACTTGAAACCATACATCAGCTCCCAGCCGGAAGTAACGGTCACGAGGCGAACCGGATCCGACGACTTCCTGATAATAGCGACGGACGGCCTGTGGGACATGGTATCCAACGACGTAGCATGCCAAGTTGTTGAACAGTGTCTCCGTGGGGGACCAGATCAGAGTCCGCCTGAGGGGCACCGCGCCTCGCACGCGGCCGCAACCTTAGTCGAGCTGGCGATTGCCAAGGGAAGCAGAGATAACATCACGGTCATCGTCGTGCTGCTGCGGGAATAA
- the LOC140865842 gene encoding uncharacterized protein: protein MVGERVADEREDMEIDGVKAEKKITNEIPDGFNANFLKIYYGKFFPYADMHKWMSYGNDGKHPGCDHSYFGRREFSFTLDNDIYLRFQSFNSSAELEKAIKEKCPFKIDIGPVYSVDPAKRHAYSQSGDNVFTPVERELIFDIDISDYDDVRYCCSGADVCPECWPLMTVAIKVIDKALRDDFGFNHILWVYSGRRGVHCWVCDGKARRLRNEQRAAIAEYLHVHKGNENSLKKVSLEGGFSLHPFLARSYTDILKDFFEGEFLANQQLFSDEERCEKILGMIPDESITSELRGKWQDNKRSRDDVNVARWGHLKHFLQSGKQKSPAIRRCVEEIVFSFTYPRLDMEVSKHMNHLLKAPFCIHPKTGHVCVPIDPKHCEEFDPSAVPTLSKLLEELNMGALRSDGEDELENSLLGQSIKYFRSSFLLPLLKSCKEEIESSYAAKIQQSNNSLSW from the exons atggTTGGAGAAAGAGTTGCGGACGAAAGGGAAGATATGGAAATTGACGGAGTAAAAGCAGAGAAAAAGATTACTAATGAAATTCCGGATGGGTTCAATGCCAATTTCCTCAAAATTTACTATG GAAAGTTTTTTCCATACGCTGATATGCATAAATGGATGTCATATGGAAACG ATGGAAAACATCCTGGGTGTGATCACTCCTACTTTGGGCGAAGAGAGTTTTCTTTTACTTTGGATAATGACATTTATTTGCGGTTTCAGTCCTTCAACAGTTCTGCCGAACTGGAAAAGGCCATAAAGGAGAAATGCCCTTTCAAAATTGACATAGGTCCTGTTTATAGTGTGGAT CCTGCAAAGAGGCATGCTTATTCCCAGTCTGGTGATAATGTTTTCACACCAGTGGAGAGAGAACTTATATTTGATATA GATATATCGGATTACGACGATGTTCGGTATTGCTGTTCGGGAGCTGATGTTTGCCCAGAATGCTGGCCATTGATGACAGTAGCTATCAAAGTGATTGATAAAGCGCTTAGAG ATGATTTCGGATTTAACCACATCTTATGGGTATACAGCGGCCGTCGTGGTGTTCATTGTTGGGTTTGTGATGGGAAAGCACGAAG GTTGAGAAATGAACAAAGGGCTGCTATTGCAGAATATTTACACGTCCACAAG GGAAATGAAAATAGCCTTAAAAAAGTTTCCCTTGAGGGTGGTTTCTCACTACATCCTTTCTTAGC GAGATCATACACCGatattttgaaagatttttttgaGGGAGAGTTCCTTGCAAATCAACAATTGTTTTCGGATGAGGAAAGATGTGAAAAGATATTGGGAATGATTCCTGATGAAT CTATTACTTCTGAGCTGCGAGGGAAGTGGCAGGATAACAAGCGCTCTCGTGATGATGTTAATGTTGCTAGATGGGGCCATCTTAAACACTTTCTGCAATCTGGAAAACAGAAG TCGCCGGCTATTCGTAGATGCGTAGAAGAGATTGTCTTCTCTTTTACCTATCCAAGACTTGATATGGAG GTTTCAAAGCACATGAATCACTTGCTGAAGGCACCATTCTGCATACACCCGAAAACAG GTCATGTTTGTGTTCCCATCGATCCCAAGCATTGTGAAGAATTTGATCCTTCTGCTGTTCCAACCCTTTCAAAG CTTCTTGAAGAACTTAACATGGGAGCTTTGCGATCAGATGGCGAAGATG AACTGGAAAATAGCTTGCTTGGACAgtcaatcaaatatttcaggTCATCTTTCTTGCTGCCACTTCTCAAGTCCTGCAAG GAAGAGATTGAAAGTTCATATGCCGCCAAAATTCAGCAATCAAATAACTCCCTAAGCTGGTAA
- the LOC140859815 gene encoding probable polygalacturonase, translating into MPSTPSSRLFLALISIFINCAALASALAQYSCSGIVPMRHRSDRISITDFGGVGDGLTSNTNAFKEAIYRIKHLRRRGGTLLYIPPGEYLTGPFNLTSRMTLYLARGAVIKATTDTKQWPLIAPLPSYGRGRERPGGRYMSFIHGNDLRDVIITGDNGTIDGNGYVWWNMWWKRTLKFTRPNLIELMNSRSVIISNLVFKNSPFWNIHPVYCSDVVVQYVTIVAPANSPNTDGIDPDSSSNVCIEDSYISTGDDLVAIKSGWDEYGIAYNRPSRDITVRRISGSSPYAGIAIGSETSGGVENILAEHINLFNVGVGIHLKTNIGRGGVIRNITISNVYMEKARKGIKISGDVGDHPDAGYNQNALPVVKDVMIKDVWGEKVQQAGLIHGLKNSPFTGICLSNIYLHGEPGSKNLPWQCSAVSGAAVGVIPWPCPELTSRQEMGVCSSSF; encoded by the exons ATGCCAAGTACCCCTTCTTCCCGATTGTTTCTGGCATTAATATCCATCTTCATAAACTGTGCTGCATTAGCATCAGCATTAGCGCAGTACTCGTGCTCCGGCATTGTCCCGATGAGGCATCGAAGCGACAGGATATCGATAACGGATTTCGGAGGAGTGGGCGATGGGTTGACGTCCAACACAAACGCATTCAAGGAGGCGATATATAGAATAAAGCATTTGAGGAGAAGAGGTGGGACTTTGCTTTACATTCCTCCGGGGGAGTATCTCACGGGACCCTTTAATCTCACCAGTCGTATGACTCTCTACTTGGCTAGAGGTGCTGTCATCAAAGCTACCACC GATACTAAGCAATGGCCTTTGATAGCTCCATTGCCTTCCTATGGTAGAGGAAGAGAACGCCCCGGGGGAAGGTATATGAGCTTCATCCATGGAAATGACCTGCGTGACGTCATTATCACAG GTGATAACGGGACGATTGACGGGAATGGTTACGTTTGGTGGAACATGTGGTGGAAAAGAACCCTCAAGTTCACCAGGCCAAACCTAATTGAGTTGATGAACTCAAGAAGTGTGATCATTTCCAATCTAGTCTTCAAGAACTCACCCTTTTGGAACATACACCCTGTCTATTGCAG CGATGTGGTCGTTCAATACGTTACCATAGTGGCTCCGGCCAATTCTCCCAACACCGATGGAATCGATCCAG ACTCTAGCTCCAATGTATGCATTGAGGACTCCTACATATCGACGGGAGACGACCTTGTGGCCATCAAGAGCGGATGGGACGAGTATGGGATAGCTTATAATCGCCCTAGCCGTGACATAACCGTCAGACGAATATCCGGATCATCGCCATATGCCGGAATCGCTATTGGAAGCGAAACATCAGGTGGGGTGGAGAACATTCTTGCCGAGCACATCAACTTGTTCAACGTGGGAGTGGGGATCCACTTGAAAACAAACATTGGTCGAGGCGGGGTTATAAGAAACATCACCATATCAAACGTTTACATGGAGAAAGCGCGGAAGGGGATCAAGATCTCCGGTGACGTGGGCGATCACCCGGACGCGGGATACAATCAAAACGCTCTTCCAGTCGTCAAGGATGTCATGATCAAGGATGTGTGGGGTGAGAAAGTTCAACAAGCCGGATTGATTCATGGTCTGAAAAATTCACCGTTTACAGGTATCTGTCTGTCGAATATTTATCTCCACGGTGAGCCGGGGTCGAAAAATTTGCCGTGGCAGTGTTCGGCCGTGAGCGGAGCGGCGGTTGGGGTTATCCCATGGCCATGTCCTGAGCTAACCAGCCGGCAGGAAATGGGTGTTTGCTCTTCTTCTTTCTGA